A genome region from Salvia hispanica cultivar TCC Black 2014 unplaced genomic scaffold, UniMelb_Shisp_WGS_1.0 HiC_scaffold_636, whole genome shotgun sequence includes the following:
- the LOC125199710 gene encoding cytochrome P450 81Q32-like, giving the protein MFIFLCCVCVFTCICIFFIPNHYRNPRKHTNPPPGPAALPMLGHLHLLKPSPHRALQSLSKKHGAVMQLYLGRLPAIVVSSPSAAEDCLARNDAVFANRPDSLATRILGYGSTTIGFAPYGDHWRTLRRVTAAHLFSPASLHQTAGARRGEVRFMLGNIWREMDCDGWRRVEMRSVFFELVYNVAMVTIAGRRGPVMDDMFGPSKILDACDYFPLLGWIDLLGIRRKMEALNSERDRFLQGLIDEVRCRNGDRVSVGGGERNYVDVLLSLQRSEPEYYTDEILKGLIMPMFTAGTHTVALTMEWAMSLLLNHPDELEKERNEIDEHVAPGKLLDESDLQNLPYLRCIINETLRMYPVGPLLVPHCSSEDCNVGGYDIPGGTILLVNVWAIQRDPDVWEDAEMFNPERFRGFEGGYDGFRFVPFGAGRRACPGAGMAMRLMGLALGSLIQCFDWEREGCGLVDMEQVFGLALSKAKPLQALCRPRSSIVSMLS; this is encoded by the exons atgttcaTTTTCTTGTGTTGTGTCTGCGTATTTACGTGCATTTGCATCTTCTTCATTCCTAACCATTACAGAAATCCACGTAAGCACACCAATCCTCCGCCAGGCCCGGCGGCGCTGCCGATGCTCGGCCACCTCCACCTCCTGAAGCCCTCGCCCCACCGCGCTCTCCAATCTCTCTCCAAGAAGCACGGCGCCGTGATGCAGCTCTACCTCGGCCGCCTCCCCGCCATCGTCGTCTCCTCtccctccgccgccgaggACTGCCTCGCCCGAAACGACGCCGTCTTCGCCAACCGCCCCGACTCCCTCGCAACCCGCATCCTCGGCTACGGCAGCACCACCATCGGCTTCGCTCCCTACGGCGACCATTGGAGGACCCTCCGCCGCGTCACCGCCGCCCATTTGTTCTCCCCCGCCAGCCTCCACCAGACGGCTGGCGCGCGCCGCGGAGAAGTCCGCTTCATGCTTGGGAATATTTGGCGGGAAATGGATTGCGACGGGTGGAGGAGAGTGGAGATGAGGAGTGTCTTCTTTGAATTGGTGTACAATGTGGCGATGGTGACGATCGCGGGGAGGCGGGGGCCCGTGATGGACGACATGTTCGGGCCGAGCAAGATTCTCGATGCCTGTGATTATTTCCCGTTGTTGGGATGGATTGATTTGCTGGGAATTCGGAGGAAGATGGAGGCTTTGAATTCGGAAAGGGATAGATTTTTGCAGGGTTTGATCGATGAAGTTCGATGCAGGAATGGAGATCGTGTTTCTGTCGGAGGAGGGGAAAGGAATTACGTCGACGTGTTGTTGTCGTTGCAGCGATCGGAGCCGGAATATTACACCGATGAGATCCTCAAGGGACTCATCATG CCGATGTTCACTGCTGGGACACACACTGTAGCTCTGACGATGGAGTGGGCGATGTCGCTCCTTTTGAACCACCCTGACGAGCTGGAGAAGGAGAGGAACGAGATAGACGAGCACGTGGCGCCCGGGAAGTTGCTTGATGAGTCGGACCTTCAAAATTTGCCGTACCTACGATGCATAATCAATGAGACGTTGCGGATGTACCCTGTGGGTCCGCTACTCGTCCCGCATTGTTCTTCCGAAGATTGCAACGTTGGCGGGTACGACATTCCTGGAGGTACAATCTTGCTAGTGAACGTTTGGGCGATCCAGAGGGACCCGGATGTTTGGGAAGATGCCGAGATGTTCAACCCTGAGAGGTTCAGAGGGTTCGAAGGGGGGTATGACGGGTTTAGATTCGTGCCGTTTGGGGCAGGGAGGAGGGCGTGCCCTGGTGCCGGGATGGCTATGAGGCTCATGGGGTTGGCTTTGGGGTCTTTGATACAATGCTTTGATTGGGAA